A window of Notolabrus celidotus isolate fNotCel1 chromosome 11, fNotCel1.pri, whole genome shotgun sequence contains these coding sequences:
- the LOC117820899 gene encoding amphoterin-induced protein 3-like, which translates to MTSGPYPGLFLLLLRFLPSDEACPSICLCLSDTVSCSSTGLSKLPQPLPSFSATLDISHNYLSWLGPGSFKLMPRLENLHMAHNQLTSLGIGVFNNASSLRHLDLSSNKLQVVEQHYFQGLWRLEELLLYNNKIALVEPGILIGLSSLKKAYFSLNQITHFPFFSIQDHSHPFLTMLDLSSNRMSRLQWEDVKALPRLVQRGLYLHNNSLICDCSMYSVFWHWDLRGYDTLKDFTDEHTCTIFGDHRASIRFLRHPRFFNNCSVEKAVSQPVTVLLSNVLVSEGGRVRLDCQTSLSSTELSFTWLSPSKGYITEDSINDTLISLFPNGTLEIQAAKVNDSGMYVCIAVDIKQSLNASREVNVTVLLPPAESFNTGYTTLLGCVVTMVFILIYLYLTPCRCSCCKQPKPPVIPNASFDSSALPSVFCPSARDQAKIQANKHVAFMEPMLSGDGTEWTLES; encoded by the coding sequence ATGACCTCTGGACCGTATCCAGGCCTGTTCCTGTTGCTGCTCCGTTTCCTCCCCTCTGATGAGGCATGTCCATCTATTTGCCTCTGTTTGTCTGACACAGTGAGCTGTAGCTCCACAGGTCTGTCCAAGTTACCCCAGCCCCTGCCTTCCTTCTCTGCCACTCTTGACATCAGTCACAACTATCTGTCCTGGCTGGGTCCAGGCAGCTTCAAATTGATGCCCAGACTGGAAAACCTCCACATGGCTCACAACCAGCTCACCTCCCTGGGGATCGGGGTGTTTAACAACGCCTCCAGCCTTAGGCACCTTGACCTGTCCTCGAACAAGCTGCAGGTAGTGGAGCAGCACTATTTCCAGGGGCTGTGGAGGCTGGAGGAGCTCCTTTTATACAATAATAAGATCGCACTGGTGGAGCCCGGTATACTCATCGGCCTGAGCAGCTTAAAAAAGGCTTACTTCAGCctcaaccagatcacacacttCCCCTTCTTCTCTATCCAAGACCACAGTCACCCTTTCCTCACCATGCTGGACCTCTCATCCAACCGGATGTCTCGCCTGCAATGGGAGGATGTGAAAGCTTTGCCCAGGCTGGTGCAGCGAGGTTTGTACCTCCACAACAACTCTCTGATCTGCGACTGCTCCATGTACAGCGTGTTCTGGCATTGGGATCTGAGAGGCTACGACACCCTGAAGGACTTTACAGATGAGCACACTTGCACCATCTTCGGGGATCATCGGGCGTCCATCCGGTTTCTCCGACACCCCCGCTTCTTCAACAACTGCTCTGTGGAAAAAGCCGTCTCGCAGCCAGTGACCGTGCTCCTCTCCAACGTCTTGGTTTCTGAGGGAGGAAGAGTGCGTCTAGACTGCCAAACGTCCCTGAGCAGCACAGAGCTCTCATTTACATGGCTCTCCCCCAGCAAGGGGTACATCACCGAGGACAGCATTAATGACACGCTAATTAGCCTTTTTCCTAATGGCACCTTGGAGATTCAAGCAGCCAAGGTCAATGACTCAGGCATGTACGTGTGCATAGCTGTGGATATTAAACAGTCGCTGAACGCAAGCCGGGAGGTGAATGTGACGGTGCTGCTGCCTCCAGCCGAATCCTTCAACACCGGCTACACAACACTGCTGGGCTGCGTGGTGACTATGGTCTTCATCCTTATCTACCTCTACCTGACCCCGTGtcgctgcagctgctgcaaacAGCCCAAGCCTCCAGTTATCCCCAATGCGTCCTTCGACTCCAGCGCCCTGCCTTCTGTATTCTGCCCGTCAGCGAGAGATCAGGCCAAAATCCAAGCTAACAAGCACGTAGCGTTTATGGAGCCGATGTTAAGTGGGGATGGAACAGAGTGGACACTTGAAAGCTGA